The Candidatus Neomarinimicrobiota bacterium genome has a window encoding:
- the radC gene encoding DNA repair protein RadC encodes MKQKSEYLKDRSTALHFWPEEERPREKLEKYGADSLSDAELIAILIRSGIPTLNAVDLSRKILQENGGIAGLGRMSAKSLQHIKGMGPAKVMTLIAAFQLGARFAATEALSNQPQMTNPRNVAMRFGPPLRLLNYEIFKVILLNSHNRIIRDIVISRGHLNASVVHAREIFKVAIDYLAAAVILMHNHPSGNPEPSREDIEITRKIVESGKIIGIPVLDHIIIADRDFTSFADRQLI; translated from the coding sequence ATGAAACAGAAATCCGAATATTTAAAAGACCGTTCCACCGCACTGCATTTCTGGCCGGAAGAAGAACGTCCCCGGGAGAAACTGGAAAAATACGGAGCAGATTCCCTGAGTGATGCGGAATTGATTGCCATTTTGATTCGATCCGGCATACCGACCCTGAACGCCGTGGATTTATCCCGGAAAATCCTGCAGGAAAACGGGGGAATTGCCGGCCTGGGACGGATGTCTGCAAAATCCCTTCAGCATATCAAAGGTATGGGACCGGCGAAGGTGATGACCCTCATTGCCGCTTTTCAGCTTGGAGCGCGATTTGCCGCAACGGAAGCGTTGAGCAATCAACCTCAGATGACGAATCCGCGGAATGTCGCCATGCGGTTCGGGCCGCCCCTTCGCCTTCTGAATTATGAGATTTTTAAAGTGATTCTTCTGAACAGCCATAACCGTATTATCCGGGACATTGTGATCAGCCGGGGGCATCTGAATGCTTCAGTTGTTCATGCCCGGGAGATCTTTAAGGTTGCCATTGATTACCTGGCGGCGGCAGTGATTCTCATGCACAACCATCCCAGTGGAAATCCCGAACCAAGCCGGGAAGATATTGAAATTACCCGAAAAATTGTAGAATCCGGAAAAATTATTGGGATTCCTGTTCTGGATCATATTATAATTGCTGACAGGGATTTCACCAGTTTTGCGGACAGACAATTGATTTGA
- a CDS encoding HAD family phosphatase: protein MPDIKNLVLDLGNVVVDVDYPRFCLKVGIDEKAFEAFYDSPFFRGFEIGKKTREDYFRALEKYTGFPADRRNELERQIHTAFPLRLRTWGMIHFLKQHMPVYLLSNTNVVDFENIDAHVGLRKAFHKVYLSYEQKRSKPDPETYRHAARVLGIHPEETLFCDDRQDNIEGVRQAGWQGYQVESEGSFLTFLTKTLELNHGGLRW, encoded by the coding sequence ATGCCCGACATCAAAAATCTTGTCCTGGATCTTGGTAATGTAGTTGTAGATGTGGATTATCCCCGCTTTTGTCTGAAAGTGGGTATTGATGAAAAAGCTTTCGAGGCTTTTTACGACTCGCCATTTTTCAGGGGTTTTGAAATCGGAAAGAAGACTCGGGAGGATTATTTTCGCGCTTTGGAAAAGTACACCGGATTTCCTGCTGACAGGCGGAATGAGTTAGAAAGGCAAATTCATACGGCTTTTCCCCTTCGTTTACGAACTTGGGGGATGATTCATTTTTTAAAGCAGCACATGCCTGTCTATCTTTTATCCAATACCAATGTGGTGGATTTTGAAAACATCGATGCCCATGTCGGATTAAGAAAAGCCTTTCATAAAGTCTACCTTTCTTATGAACAAAAGCGGAGCAAACCGGATCCTGAAACCTATCGCCACGCTGCCCGGGTATTGGGTATTCATCCGGAAGAAACCCTTTTTTGCGACGATCGGCAGGACAATATCGAAGGTGTACGCCAGGCAGGCTGGCAGGGATATCAGGTGGAAAGCGAAGGGTCTTTTTTAACATTTCTCACAAAAACCCTGGAGCTGAATCATGGAGGATTGAGATGGTAA
- a CDS encoding PqqD family protein has protein sequence MKLKKNIAVSETGFIFDPTSGDSYTLNPIGMEIVTFLKEGLDPEVISGRILEKYDVEKGVLERYLYDFFGQLKQYQLIEEDDES, from the coding sequence ATGAAATTGAAGAAAAATATTGCTGTCAGCGAAACAGGATTTATTTTTGATCCGACAAGCGGAGATTCCTATACCCTGAATCCGATTGGAATGGAAATCGTAACCTTTTTGAAGGAAGGACTGGACCCGGAAGTCATTTCCGGCAGGATTCTGGAAAAATACGATGTGGAAAAAGGAGTTCTGGAACGGTATCTCTACGATTTCTTTGGACAGCTAAAACAATATCAACTGATTGAAGAGGATGATGAAAGCTGA
- a CDS encoding ATP-grasp domain-containing protein: MMKAEITIAVSGLNNVDSPGPGIPVVRGIRDSEYFEPRIVGLVYENLEPGAYMHDHVDKSYKVPYPSEGSGVLMERIRDIHAKESIDVLIPNFDSELYAFMKSEPELKRLGIHTFLPTLQQFEERHKSNLPEFGEKYKVKVPESRAITSIQEIKELEEDYEYPMVIKGKFYDAFIAYSFEQAQIYFNKIASKWGLPIVVQQYIRGTEVNVVALGDGRGNTVGAVPMKKQYITDKGKAWGGITLDDPKMLDLTRHIIGQTKWRGGMELELIRTDKKELYLIEINPRLPAWVYLAVGAGQNLPEALVKLALGYPVETFTAYTVGILFIRYSYDMICSLQDFQSLTTRGEL, encoded by the coding sequence ATGATGAAAGCTGAAATTACTATTGCGGTCTCCGGACTGAATAATGTTGACAGTCCGGGTCCCGGAATTCCTGTCGTTCGCGGTATCCGGGATTCTGAATATTTTGAGCCCCGGATTGTGGGACTGGTTTATGAAAATCTGGAACCCGGAGCCTACATGCATGACCACGTGGATAAAAGCTACAAAGTGCCCTATCCGTCCGAAGGAAGCGGAGTGCTTATGGAACGGATTCGGGATATTCATGCTAAAGAATCCATAGATGTGCTCATTCCCAATTTCGATTCGGAGCTTTATGCCTTTATGAAATCAGAACCGGAACTGAAGCGGCTTGGCATTCATACTTTTTTACCCACACTGCAACAATTTGAAGAGCGACATAAGTCAAACCTGCCTGAATTTGGTGAAAAATACAAGGTAAAGGTCCCTGAAAGCCGGGCTATAACGAGTATTCAAGAGATTAAAGAACTGGAAGAGGATTATGAATACCCCATGGTAATCAAGGGGAAGTTTTATGATGCATTCATTGCCTACTCATTTGAACAGGCTCAAATTTATTTCAATAAAATTGCATCCAAATGGGGATTGCCCATCGTTGTCCAGCAGTATATCCGTGGCACCGAAGTGAATGTAGTTGCATTGGGAGACGGCCGGGGTAATACTGTCGGAGCTGTCCCCATGAAAAAGCAGTACATCACCGATAAGGGAAAAGCCTGGGGCGGGATAACCCTGGATGATCCCAAAATGTTAGACCTGACCCGCCACATTATCGGACAAACCAAATGGAGAGGCGGGATGGAACTGGAGCTTATCCGGACCGATAAAAAGGAGCTGTATCTGATTGAAATCAATCCCCGCCTTCCTGCCTGGGTATATCTTGCCGTAGGAGCCGGACAGAACCTGCCCGAAGCCCTGGTCAAACTGGCACTGGGATATCCTGTTGAAACCTTTACGGCATACACCGTGGGCATCCTTTTTATCCGGTACTCGTATGATATGATCTGCTCTCTGCAAGATTTTCAGTCACTCACCACCCGGGGGGAGTTATAG
- a CDS encoding diaminopimelate decarboxylase yields the protein MKKIPFERPLIQKINAGLPSKYGMVRRPEPIEEIEGISVESLLKEYGSPLFVLSEKVLRKTYKEAYRAFSSRYPKVRFAWSYKTNYLNAVCKIFHQEGSWAEVVSGFEYDKALINGVPGSKIIFNGPYKSREDLKKAIENNSLIHIDHFDELYELLELAKVLEKRPQVAIRVNMDTGIYPQWDRFGFNYENGEAWDALNRIMISKQIDLLGLHTHIGTYMMTVQAYEKAALKLADLAIGIERKYKHTIKYIDMGGGFASKNTLKGAYYPGSDTAPSFDDFAEAIVSALMRSEFKPDHLPLLILETGRALVDDAGWLAGTVVANKRLADGRRATIIDAGVNLLFTSFWYEHDIRPAKHLSEQTEDTTIYGPLCMNIDVIRDHIQFPLLKKGDPYVIRRIGAYNNTQWLQFITLRPRVILIDTQGKTHIIRDKETLETLNRCEHLPDHLT from the coding sequence ATGAAAAAAATACCCTTTGAAAGACCGCTGATTCAAAAAATTAATGCAGGACTTCCAAGTAAATACGGCATGGTCCGGCGACCGGAACCTATCGAGGAGATAGAAGGGATTTCTGTTGAATCTCTCCTGAAAGAATATGGCTCTCCACTCTTTGTTTTGTCTGAAAAGGTGCTTCGGAAGACATATAAAGAGGCATACAGGGCTTTTTCCTCGCGCTATCCCAAAGTTCGGTTTGCCTGGTCCTACAAAACAAATTATTTGAATGCCGTGTGCAAAATATTTCACCAGGAGGGCTCCTGGGCTGAAGTGGTTTCCGGATTTGAATACGATAAGGCTCTGATCAATGGAGTCCCCGGTTCAAAAATCATTTTTAACGGTCCCTATAAATCCCGGGAAGACCTGAAAAAGGCGATTGAGAATAACTCATTGATCCATATTGATCATTTTGATGAACTTTATGAACTCCTGGAGCTTGCCAAGGTTCTTGAAAAACGCCCCCAAGTGGCAATCCGGGTGAATATGGATACAGGAATATATCCCCAGTGGGACCGTTTCGGGTTTAATTATGAAAACGGAGAAGCCTGGGATGCCCTGAACCGGATCATGATCAGTAAGCAAATAGATCTTTTGGGACTTCATACACATATCGGGACATATATGATGACGGTTCAGGCATACGAAAAGGCAGCCTTAAAACTGGCAGATCTGGCTATCGGAATTGAAAGGAAATACAAGCACACGATTAAATATATCGACATGGGTGGTGGATTTGCTTCTAAAAACACCCTGAAAGGGGCCTATTATCCCGGCAGTGATACGGCACCCTCATTTGATGATTTTGCCGAAGCCATTGTTTCAGCCCTGATGAGATCGGAATTCAAACCGGATCATTTACCACTGCTTATTCTGGAAACCGGTCGGGCCCTGGTGGATGATGCAGGCTGGCTGGCAGGAACTGTGGTTGCCAACAAACGCCTGGCCGATGGCCGCCGGGCCACCATTATCGATGCGGGTGTGAACCTCCTTTTTACATCATTCTGGTATGAACACGATATCCGTCCGGCAAAACACCTTTCCGAACAAACGGAAGACACTACAATCTATGGCCCCCTCTGCATGAATATTGATGTTATCCGGGATCATATCCAGTTCCCCCTTCTGAAAAAAGGAGACCCTTATGTTATCCGGAGGATTGGAGCATATAATAATACTCAATGGCTTCAGTTTATTACACTTCGTCCCCGGGTGATTTTGATTGATACACAAGGGAAAACCCATATTATCCGAGATAAGGAAACACTCGAAACCCTGAACCGATGCGAGCATCTTCCGGATCACCTGACCTGA
- a CDS encoding urea transporter has protein sequence MKREFDFKGSLLNSYSQIFFSDNRLFAGILIIVTFVDFYTGLFGLLAVLTTTLLARYLGFHPFKIHQGYYGFNSLLVGLGLGIFFQPGPLLVLIVILASILTLFIAVSCEGIIGKYALPYLSIPFVVSMWILTLASREFQALGLNERGIYTLNDLYIMGGSSLVQMYDWWNQLAIHPSVRAYFLSLGAILFQYNMLTGILVAVGLLIYSRIAFTLSLLGFYTAYFFYLLIGAPFSEVSYSYIGFNYILTAIATGGYFIIPNKNSYLWAVLVIPLVAVLTIGFSRILAVFYLPVYSLPFNVLSLLFLYVLKFRVDNRAKLTPVLVQENTPEKNLYSYLNFMERFGKESTVPIHLPFYGEWIVTQGHDGEYTHKDRWRHAWDFEIADETGKAWKNSGDFREDYFCYDKTIIAPADGTVEAVVNDVPDNTIGERNLEQNWGNTIVIKHEKDLFTKLSHLKPGSIQVKPGDKVRKGDVLARCGNSGNSPYPHLHFQVQRTPYIGSETLDYPISNYMLRRDEEFILQTYTIPRKEDRISAVQVNSALKKAFHFIPGEKIRFTLQGSSEALIWDVKINEFLNKYIECRKTGSKAWFKTDDTMFYFTHFEGERDSLLYHFFCAAYRVCFGYYKGLVIEDSFPLNMVFSKNNLIFQDFAAPFFRYKKGRYTLTYTSQEETLSDTRLLLESAVTTYSFGKIRSHISYSCNIDNGGMKEFAIHQESLTRKVSCATE, from the coding sequence ATGAAACGTGAGTTCGATTTTAAAGGCAGTCTGCTAAACAGCTATTCGCAAATTTTCTTTTCCGATAACCGTTTGTTTGCCGGCATTTTGATCATTGTGACCTTTGTGGATTTCTATACCGGTCTTTTTGGGCTTTTGGCGGTCCTTACAACAACTCTCCTGGCCCGCTACCTTGGATTTCATCCCTTCAAAATTCACCAGGGGTATTATGGGTTTAATTCCCTGTTGGTTGGTCTTGGGCTGGGTATTTTTTTTCAACCGGGCCCTTTGCTGGTTCTGATTGTCATTTTAGCATCGATCCTCACCCTTTTTATTGCCGTAAGCTGTGAAGGCATCATCGGCAAGTATGCCCTTCCCTACCTGAGCATTCCCTTTGTTGTGTCTATGTGGATTTTGACTCTGGCTTCCCGTGAATTTCAGGCTCTGGGATTGAATGAGCGGGGGATCTATACATTAAATGACTTGTACATCATGGGTGGTAGTTCCCTGGTACAAATGTATGACTGGTGGAATCAACTGGCAATCCATCCCTCGGTGCGTGCCTATTTTCTTTCTCTGGGAGCGATTCTCTTTCAATACAATATGCTTACAGGTATCCTGGTGGCTGTTGGACTGCTTATTTATTCCCGAATTGCCTTTACCTTGTCCCTGCTTGGTTTTTATACGGCATACTTTTTTTATCTGCTCATCGGAGCACCCTTTTCCGAGGTGAGTTACAGCTATATTGGTTTCAACTATATTCTGACGGCCATTGCCACTGGAGGATATTTTATTATCCCGAATAAAAATTCCTACCTGTGGGCTGTGCTGGTTATACCTCTGGTGGCGGTTCTGACGATTGGATTTTCCCGTATTCTCGCGGTATTCTACCTGCCGGTCTATTCGCTGCCCTTTAATGTGTTGTCCCTCCTTTTTCTGTATGTTTTGAAATTTAGGGTGGATAACAGGGCAAAACTGACACCGGTGCTGGTTCAGGAAAATACTCCGGAGAAAAATCTCTACTCATACCTGAATTTTATGGAACGTTTTGGAAAAGAGAGCACAGTTCCAATTCACCTGCCTTTTTACGGTGAATGGATCGTTACCCAGGGACACGACGGCGAATACACACATAAAGACCGGTGGCGCCATGCCTGGGATTTCGAAATTGCCGATGAGACAGGGAAAGCCTGGAAAAATTCCGGGGATTTTCGCGAGGATTATTTTTGCTATGATAAAACCATCATTGCACCGGCTGATGGTACGGTTGAAGCCGTGGTGAATGATGTCCCGGATAATACCATCGGGGAACGAAACCTGGAACAGAACTGGGGAAATACAATCGTTATCAAACATGAGAAGGACCTGTTTACGAAATTGAGCCACCTGAAACCCGGTTCTATCCAAGTGAAACCCGGCGATAAGGTCCGGAAAGGAGATGTGCTGGCCCGCTGTGGAAATTCTGGAAATTCCCCTTATCCCCACCTCCATTTTCAGGTCCAGCGGACGCCTTATATCGGTTCTGAGACTCTCGATTACCCCATTAGTAATTATATGCTCCGCCGGGACGAGGAATTTATCCTTCAAACTTATACCATCCCCCGGAAAGAGGACCGTATTTCTGCAGTTCAGGTGAATTCAGCCCTTAAAAAAGCTTTTCATTTTATTCCCGGGGAAAAAATCCGCTTTACCCTGCAAGGCTCTTCCGAAGCTCTGATATGGGATGTAAAAATCAATGAATTTCTCAATAAATATATAGAATGCCGGAAAACCGGCTCGAAAGCCTGGTTTAAAACCGATGATACCATGTTTTATTTTACTCATTTCGAAGGAGAGCGGGATTCCCTTCTGTATCACTTTTTTTGTGCGGCATACCGGGTTTGTTTCGGGTATTACAAGGGGCTTGTGATTGAAGATTCTTTTCCACTGAACATGGTGTTTTCTAAAAATAATCTCATTTTTCAGGATTTTGCTGCACCCTTTTTCCGCTATAAGAAGGGTAGATACACACTTACCTATACCAGCCAGGAAGAAACCCTCTCAGATACACGACTTCTCCTTGAATCTGCAGTGACCACCTATTCTTTTGGGAAAATCCGGTCACACATAAGCTATTCCTGTAATATTGATAACGGAGGAATGAAGGAGTTTGCAATTCACCAGGAATCTTTAACCCGGAAGGTATCATGCGCTACAGAATAA
- a CDS encoding tetratricopeptide repeat protein, with amino-acid sequence MEFLKHRYIKFMVLSLVCWGILYAQDEVIKAFETSYTQEKEGDYQHAAEALMAVYNEDSYEINLRLGWLYYLDGKMDKSETYYRNAVKLRPYAIEPRLGLAYPLSSQGKWVEIEEMYLDILEMDPRNSMVNYRMGLICYNRGEYEKADRYLEKVLNLYPFDYDTLLLTAWTKLRLQKYREAEILFHKTLMASPGDSSALEGLAMLP; translated from the coding sequence ATGGAATTTTTAAAACATCGTTACATAAAATTTATGGTCCTGTCCCTTGTATGCTGGGGAATTCTGTATGCTCAGGATGAGGTGATAAAAGCCTTTGAAACGAGCTATACACAGGAGAAAGAGGGTGATTATCAACATGCTGCTGAAGCATTAATGGCAGTATATAATGAAGATTCCTATGAGATAAACCTCCGCCTGGGTTGGCTGTATTATCTTGACGGGAAAATGGATAAATCCGAAACATATTACCGGAATGCAGTGAAACTCCGTCCCTATGCCATAGAGCCACGCTTAGGGCTGGCATATCCCCTGTCTTCCCAGGGGAAATGGGTGGAAATTGAAGAGATGTATCTGGATATTCTTGAAATGGATCCCCGGAATTCTATGGTCAATTACCGGATGGGTCTCATTTGTTACAACCGGGGAGAGTATGAAAAGGCAGATCGTTATCTGGAAAAAGTATTAAATCTGTATCCCTTTGATTATGATACCCTTCTGCTGACAGCCTGGACAAAACTCCGTCTTCAAAAATACAGGGAAGCTGAAATATTGTTCCATAAAACACTCATGGCCAGCCCCGGTGATTCATCTGCACTCGAAGGACTGGCCATGCTTCCTTAA
- a CDS encoding ABC transporter substrate-binding protein: protein MKLFKHYILVLIILAISLTACKQTEKPTIVSCSSTMTEIIYEIGAGNQVLGATSFCFFPDQVMKDKEAGRVKVVGDFININFTRIDSIGPDLIFTDTNMQRKIADSLRAMGYTVYHFEPNRLEDVYDCILKIGEVTKNAKSAENMVAHMKADMDRIRAASSKLEPVKVYMEINHMGPWTFGSESPLHDMIQAAGGVNVFGDTAVGVFRTSNDLVVEKNPDIILSPIWLDAELGGWKGITPLIEIYTRPGYDQTNAVTRSRVLYYDSALMKHFGPRQVVATQKLAYLLHPEHFESPEGTIPWELGWIK, encoded by the coding sequence ATGAAACTCTTCAAACATTATATCCTTGTTTTAATCATACTCGCCATTTCACTCACTGCCTGCAAGCAGACAGAAAAACCTACAATTGTCAGTTGCTCTTCCACCATGACGGAAATCATATATGAAATCGGAGCCGGCAATCAGGTCCTGGGGGCTACAAGTTTCTGCTTTTTCCCCGATCAGGTGATGAAAGATAAAGAAGCCGGCCGGGTGAAGGTGGTGGGAGATTTTATCAACATCAATTTTACCCGGATTGATTCCATCGGTCCCGATTTGATTTTTACGGATACCAACATGCAGCGGAAGATTGCAGACAGCCTGAGGGCAATGGGTTACACCGTGTATCATTTCGAACCAAACCGCTTGGAGGATGTGTACGACTGTATCTTAAAAATCGGTGAAGTGACGAAAAACGCAAAAAGTGCCGAAAATATGGTGGCACACATGAAAGCAGATATGGACCGAATCCGTGCCGCGAGTTCAAAACTGGAACCGGTAAAAGTGTATATGGAAATCAATCACATGGGACCCTGGACCTTTGGCAGTGAGTCGCCCCTTCACGATATGATTCAGGCCGCCGGGGGTGTAAATGTATTTGGCGATACGGCTGTGGGAGTGTTCAGAACATCCAATGATCTCGTCGTTGAGAAAAATCCCGATATCATCCTCTCCCCTATCTGGCTTGATGCCGAACTGGGAGGCTGGAAAGGCATTACCCCCTTGATAGAAATATATACCCGCCCCGGATATGACCAAACAAATGCCGTTACCCGAAGCCGTGTTCTTTACTACGACTCAGCTCTGATGAAACACTTCGGTCCCCGGCAGGTGGTCGCCACACAGAAACTGGCCTATCTGCTCCATCCGGAACATTTTGAATCCCCGGAGGGAACAATTCCCTGGGAGTTGGGTTGGATAAAATAG
- the add gene encoding adenosine deaminase, giving the protein MKNLNHIIRDMPKIELHCHLEGAFTLEFLLDRIQKYEPESDIRDINTLRQQFFFHDFDHFIRAWIWKNRYFRTADDFRESAYHAIEALTKQNVIALEAFFSPWDFDAWGPGAEAIIEATLDGKETAEKDFGISVNLIADIVRNHGHERAVKRLKQLDPYKDRICGIGLGGDETHFPAFRFEDVFRIARSKGYHTVVHAGETEGPYSIWDAVSRLNTERIGHGITAIQNRELMKILRDRQIPLEICPTSNLKTRVVKNAREHPVKTFYDEGLLITINSDDPTMFNQTLTEEFHFICQEYGFRADDLERLTRYALKASFFAPNIKTRLQKSINNFWNKLT; this is encoded by the coding sequence ATGAAAAATCTGAATCACATTATCCGGGATATGCCGAAAATCGAGCTTCATTGCCATCTTGAGGGAGCCTTTACCCTGGAATTTCTCCTGGACCGAATTCAAAAGTACGAACCTGAATCGGATATCCGGGATATCAACACCCTCAGGCAACAATTTTTCTTTCATGATTTTGATCATTTTATCCGGGCCTGGATCTGGAAAAACCGGTATTTCCGCACAGCAGATGATTTCCGGGAGTCCGCATATCATGCCATTGAAGCCCTGACCAAACAGAATGTAATTGCTCTGGAAGCCTTTTTTTCTCCCTGGGATTTTGATGCGTGGGGCCCCGGGGCGGAAGCCATCATCGAGGCGACCCTTGACGGAAAAGAAACGGCTGAAAAAGATTTTGGCATTTCCGTCAATCTGATTGCCGACATTGTGCGCAATCACGGCCATGAGAGGGCTGTAAAACGGTTAAAACAACTGGATCCTTATAAAGACCGCATCTGTGGTATTGGCCTGGGAGGGGATGAAACTCACTTTCCTGCTTTTCGCTTTGAGGATGTCTTCCGGATTGCCCGATCAAAAGGATATCATACCGTAGTGCATGCCGGAGAAACAGAAGGCCCTTATTCCATCTGGGATGCCGTTTCCCGCCTGAATACAGAAAGAATCGGTCATGGAATCACGGCCATTCAAAACAGGGAACTGATGAAAATTCTCAGGGATCGTCAAATTCCCCTGGAAATATGTCCCACAAGTAATCTGAAAACGCGGGTTGTGAAAAACGCCCGGGAGCATCCCGTAAAGACCTTTTATGATGAAGGGCTCCTGATAACCATCAACTCCGATGATCCGACCATGTTCAACCAGACACTGACAGAGGAATTTCATTTCATCTGCCAGGAATATGGCTTTCGGGCGGATGATCTGGAGCGCCTGACCCGTTATGCACTGAAAGCATCCTTTTTCGCACCGAATATCAAAACAAGGCTTCAAAAAAGCATTAATAACTTTTGGAATAAACTGACATAA